One Paenibacillus sp. FSL H7-0737 DNA segment encodes these proteins:
- a CDS encoding galactose-binding domain-containing protein, giving the protein MSGNWWKPTYSAADTQAPSDPTNLNATAASSSQINLSWTASTDNVGVTGYRVFRDGVEVGAPTDTSFSDTGLTASTAYSYMVKAVDAAGNLSANSNTASATTSSTPAAGINLALGKTAVASSIEGVGFEASKATDGNSTTRWASIEGSNNEWIYVDLGATQSVNRVKLNWEDAYAKGYKVQVSNDTTTWTDTYVTTTGNGSIDDITFTANSGRYVRVLCTARGTVYGYSIFDFEVYSS; this is encoded by the coding sequence ATCTCGGGGAACTGGTGGAAGCCTACCTACAGTGCAGCGGATACTCAAGCTCCCTCGGATCCAACGAATCTGAACGCAACAGCAGCTTCAAGCAGCCAAATTAATCTGAGTTGGACTGCTTCTACCGATAATGTCGGTGTAACAGGCTACCGGGTATTCCGTGACGGCGTGGAAGTAGGAGCGCCTACAGACACATCCTTCAGCGATACCGGACTTACCGCATCGACAGCTTACAGCTATATGGTAAAAGCTGTCGATGCCGCAGGCAACTTGTCTGCTAACAGTAATACCGCATCAGCAACTACAAGTTCAACTCCTGCTGCCGGTATCAACCTTGCGCTGGGCAAGACAGCGGTAGCCAGTTCTATCGAAGGTGTAGGATTTGAAGCTTCCAAGGCAACAGACGGCAACTCTACTACCCGTTGGGCGAGCATCGAAGGAAGCAACAATGAATGGATTTACGTCGATCTGGGCGCAACCCAAAGCGTAAACCGCGTCAAGTTGAATTGGGAAGACGCTTACGCTAAAGGCTACAAAGTTCAGGTGTCTAACGACACAACAACATGGACGGATACTTACGTAACAACGACCGGTAATGGTTCTATTGACGATATTACATTTACCGCAAATAGCGGACGTTACGTCAGAGTGCTCTGTACTGCTAGAGGGACCGTATACGGATATTCGATATTCGATTTTGAGGTTTACAGCTCTTAA